acgatcgatcctagacaatTCATTGCATCTAAGGAGAGCACTTTACTACCGAGTTACATTCCACCAATTAGATCATAGGACCCAACAGACGCAgcggagcgggggggggggggggggggggggggggggctgggcgAGGGTTATAattccaataattctgaatcaaaaatattattggtagtaaatccaatctgattaaaattagctctactggtaatAGTTATCAACCAGTtcagctaattttaattagattgtagtaaatcttaaggtagAGATGCATTTTACTTGAAGAAtgtaggaaattgcatttcaggacatctagttttaaaatatttacgggggagcatacccccgaatcccctagaaactttgttcTGCGTCTTCAGTCTCAGTCAGTCTGCCCTCCCTCCCACCCAATGTCTACtagcttccgccgtgcctgcctATTGGGGTTTCCCGTCTCAAACAGtattccacgactggtatatcaaaggccgcagtatgtgggaaagtgtcttgctactaatgaaaaacaagttcCACTGAAGACTGggtgccatccaatagccgatgattaataaagcagtgtgttctagtggtgtcgttaaacaaaacaaagtttatctaccaattttaaatgaataatagATATACAGAACTTCGTTATCTGATATCTCAAAGGTTTGGACACAACGGAAATAGCAAAACTTATAATACTAGCTTAGATATGGTACACTGTGCAGTGGATAAACAACTGGCTTTATggctgggttcgcatcccagtattCATTTACAGTTTAAGAATGTGGACGTTATTGAATAcatcaattttgttttagacAAAAACCACAATATTTCCTAGTTCGCCTATTCATTACTGATAACTGTAGTATAATTACTTGCGTGGTATGGTACTTACCCGTACTTTGTGTTTCACGTAGGGCGTGTCGGGATCTTCAAGTTCTTCTGCAGTCATATGTcgtaataaaactaataaaaaatgtttttaaatagcttGTGTATGTACAATGTGGTGgatatgctaaaaaaaaatattatttggtactagtatttaaaaatatttataacattacTTAATATTATATCTAAACGATTACTGCGTGTTTATTACATTACCTTTGGTAAAGGTAAGTCATCTAAAATTTGAAACCTCTTAAAAAGATAGtttcattacaaaatgtatatactgtATTGCAATGCACGTTAGTGTCCCTATGATTGAAGTTTAAATGCAATTGTGTATTATAAATAATGACGGTAGGCGATATTTTATGGTTTGTGAAAATCACATACAATTTTGTTGTTTcatgaaaaatagttttaaaacaatgtctGTACACGTAAAGTCTATACAATATGCAACCTTACAGCCAACCACAATtctatgcatttttaaaaataggtaaAACTTTTGAACATGCATTAGTACCTGACTGTGGTTGTTGGATATGTGTGTCTGATTTTTGTTCCGAGTTGCTGACATCATCTTTGATGTTTGGTTTGCACGGTGTGCAGAATTCATCATCTGAGATCGTAGAATGAGAAGTTGAAATTTCTGTAATAAACAgttcaaaaatatatgtattaggGAGACCGAGAacgagaccgagagagagagagagaggcgcacacacacagagagagaagagagagagagagagagagagagagagagagagagagagagagagagagagagagagagagagagagagagagagagaatgtgtggCAATGTTAATTTACCTTCCTCGCACAATTCGTCGGTAATATTGAACATATCCATATAGAAAACTAACATCACAAAGCGTGGAAGCAgttattgtatacatgtactaacgCCAAACTGTGTTGTTACTTATGTCATAATAAACCgaaatattgaataatttgGATCAGAAAGCATGTACATCTTTCAGGAAACAAGTCGATACCAGTCTTAAAATCTCGGATTTACATTTTAGACAATAGCATTAGTCACTGTATGTTGAACAAAAAGGCTGTAGGAGAATGCGTACAGACGGTGTAATTTGGTACAAACCCCTTTGCTTACGCAACTGTTTGATACAGCACAGGTATTGTAATTATACTCATTATAAGGTCTTGAATATACCGTTACAATTTGTAACACGTACTTTGTACTTTAGCACATGCCTGCaatatttgtaatgtttgtGAACCCAATTATGCCAACAcactattatataatataccatttgttttataataatgtttggCAGGTGGTGACCtgttcattagtaatgtcagaatcGATAATCGAATACTCGTTGAATGAAGTGTgacaccacgactagtacacctgctgcagagagagagagagagagagagagagagagagagagagagagagagagagagagagagagagagagcgagagagagagtatataaGAGAGACAAAggcagtttgtttgtttgtttagtttaacaaaaccactagatcacattgattaattaatcatcggctattggatgtcaaacattcggtaattctgacacgtagccatcagaggaaatccgctacatttttcctaatgcagcaagggatcttttatatgcacattcccacagacaggaaagcacataccacagtctttgacaaGACAAAGACAGAAGCAGACAGAGACGGAGCGTTATATGCATGTAAACCTTCCGCTTTGGGGTTCTTACCCGTTCtaagaaaaaagttaaactttgttttgtttaatgacaccattaaagtatactgatttattaataaacggctattagcaaatgtttgacatatataattgtcttagagaggagacccgctacaAACTCGCTCATAAGTGATGAGTCTAGATACCTCCCCACATACCGTACCAAACGGAGACCATTTGATTAAAATCAGTTCCGCTGGGTCTATACTGGGTTCCTATTTAAAGACCAtgtggagctgattttaatcaaaatgcaacgggatttagctcagtcggttgagtgctcgcttgaggagTTGCGTCGTAgggtcgaaccacctctgtggatccattcaactgactgggttttttctcgttcaaaccagtgcaccgcaactggtcaaagatcgtggtatgtgcttcctgtctgtgagaaactgcatataaagatcccttgctgcatttggaatggtgtcgttaaacaaaacaaactttgacggaGACAAACCAAAAACAGCACGTacacaacaacaattaaaacaatagaTATTTACACAATTTACCTCGGCAGCTAAATACAGGCTTAAATATGGTGGTATTTAACAGTATTCATCGTGTTTAATTTACCTTGGTTAATGCCTGTATCTGTTGTATCGGAGCCAGTCCCAGACGAACTTCTTTCGGAGAGAGTTCGCCTAAATCGGGAGATATCGCACAGAAGATAAGGTTGACTGAAGTCTATTGTGAACTGGTAAATCAGCCGGTCATCTCGAAAACGAAAATCATCGgtcactgaaaacaaaacaaaatcactttTGCTATCACGTGTTTCGCTCCTACCACCAAGCTACAAACGAGAGAAATCAGAATTGTCGAGACTGGGGAGGAACCTAATTCCCAACTAATTTAAGCAGTATACAGTTAATTACTATAATTGAAGTTATTCTTTTGGGGGTtacgaaaaaaaaatctggaCACCTAAATTGTTGTCGTGATAGTTTGAGAATTTATATTGTCAAGTTTAGTAACTGATTTGTTGTTAACAGCGTCATTTATAAACTGCGTAACTCGCACGTCCTGCTGAACAACCAAATTGTGGTATACAgaatcatctctctctctctctctctctctctctctctctctctctctctctctctctctctctctctctctctctttttaccAAATGTCTAACTAgccatgcatgtatgtatatatatatatatatatatatatatataaaacaaaaaaagaaacttccgatttgtacatatagtatttgttgtgtttaacaattcattgtgtaatgaaattatatagatagtattagccttgagctgtattatcaggattcatgaattttatcgattatttttgcactgttaatcgtcgataacgtgaaattcaatttgcacgtgcatgcatggttcgacatgtcccgtgtagtattcgctcaatttgttttacttgtcttactgacattgttgtcaagtgaacgaaaacgcttcaaaatttgtaaaaacattaacgtttttttacattgtagcatttttagtatgccaagaatacccaataatttacgccaacgggcgattggcatgcttgatgctggtaTGTTGACAGAAgccgttgcaaggcatgttgggagttctagtcgagcgatacgaaatcttcgcgtaagatttcgaacgacaggaagcaccaacgacttgccacgtcgtggacgtccgcgagTTACAACGCGTggcaagaccgctatatcatgaacacgcatttgcgcaatcgattccaaactgccactgctactgctgctaacacacctgggcttcataataaccgaatcagtgggcaaactgttcgtaatcgtctgcgggagaacggtttacatgcacgacgtccttacgtcggatgcgttttaacgcaacgtcatcgtctaaatcatcttaattgggcacgtgaatacggcgacgctggaataccgttcttttttcggatgaatccagattttctttacaacgtggtgatggcagggtgcgcgtctaccgtaggagaaatgaacgctatgcagactgttgtgttcttgaacgagatcatTTCGGGGGTGGGGCTTCTGtaatggtctgggcagccattgccgattgttatcgttcaccactagtcgtcattgatgtcaatttaaatgctcaacgttaccgcgatggcattctcgctcatcacatcattcctctgttccataacaacgccaacatctcgatttttcagcatgataatgccacctctcatacagctagagacactgtaaatgttcttaggacaaataacattgatttcattgatgactggcccgctaagagtcctgatctcaaccccatcgagcatgtctgggatagtctggacagacgattgaggcgtcgtcctaacccacccgctaacgtcaacgaacttcgtcaagcgctcattcaggaatggaacaatattccacaggcagaaatcaacactttagtcaattctatgccctgcgatgcactgcagtggtcaattcaagaggtggtcatacccgttattaagtgggtggtgGTTTTTTTagcccctaccacacttggtcaaaatttctcccagtttctgttaacctatggccatgatttttgcaccaaacgatgcatcatggaacactcttttaaacaattattcccccggtttgttttcatcaagttatgttcaagcaaaattagcggaagtttcttattttgttcagtatatatacacacacacacacacacacgttcgtgtataatactgtgtgtgtatacatatatataaactattaatTTACCGTGTTTGATGATATCGTTTTCCATGAGCTTTTTGCAGTATTTAATGGCATACTCTCTGGAAAAGGCCTCGTTATTGTCCACTAACCACTCGACGAGATCGCAACCCAGGAAGGACGATCTGTAGAGTTGACCGTTGGCGTGGATGTCCCTGAGAACCTCTCTTTTATTATGCAGTCTAAAACGATTTTAACATTAGTCAACGATTTCTTCTTTAAGCTTCAATGTCGGTACGCAGTATTACGCTTTCGGGAAAGAGTGCATTAATCAGtaatttcattttctatttcttaaaatataaaacccttgtcaacaaaacaaacaaaaataagtacattttaacTTTAGATCACTTCACTTTTAACGTTTTACAGTTTCTACCACTGGGTAACTatcttcaaatatattttttccgtAACCACCACAAtcccccaaaataaaaccccTAAACggacaaaataaacaaagtagATATATACAAATTTAAGTTACAAACTCAGGACCGTAGCTagcgggcgggggggggggggggggggggggggggggggttatgttatagaaacttaaagaaaattctctacTTAatcgtttaaggagttttagattattaactactcagttgccccccaccccaccccaacaaaaaatcctagctacggccctgaaactgccgaatgtattttaaaaagatgTAGTTTAGTGGAAGATCGTTGGGATGTGGCTATTTAGTATACATTATTTCACATTCCCACTAATGAtctacgactagtatatcaaagatgCTCATGTGCTGTACCTCTGACTGAGGCACTGGCCTCGGTAGAAAGACTTGAGATCTTTGTAGCACGTGTACGAATCGTCATCGCGCCGGAAACGGTAAAACAAGTATTCGTCTTTGAACACGTGCTCGTCACACactgaaaacaacaaatatttcactaaatatatataacaggtggggtttgggggtggggggttggggaaGGTGTCCCTCTGGAAACATTCTCCAAATAagtaataatagttatttaataTCAAACGTATACCATATGTTCTACACAATACAAGTCCTAATTTGcgcatataaaatgtattacagTAAACTACATATATTCACTCATTCTCAATAAACCAGTGCATTTCACTGTCAACATTTTTGGTGCAATAAAGGTGTTATAAATCAGAAAATAATGATTGTACTATAATTTACAACTTGGGTTTTAACATCATCAAAGTATTTTTCACTGGAGACGTTGTTGAAAATTACTACCCTTTCATGTGTTTTATTGCATATGATAATGAAGTGTCCGTTactcttaaaaatatatatactgaaaccaGATAAGTACATTTGTTATGAAATCTGTTAAGAATTCGAGCTAAATATACTAGAACACATCTGTAATGTATAGaataattttgcataaaatgtaCACTACGGTTCACATTTTCTTGTGAAAATAATCGTACAAGACATatcgttaaaaaaaatccacaaaaaaacccccaccatactattttaatttgtaaaacaaaaataatcagtAATATGGATATGCATAGGcaatgtatttacattttttaaaatttactaagaTGTCGAAGGCCCACCACATGTTAAATGTAACGGATCTTTCataatatcatatcaaaatCTATTTATATTCAACTATCTTTGGGCAAGTTAAAATTGTACACACATTTTGTTTCAGCGACGTTTTATAATACTAAATGATGTACCAGGCTTAGTTATATATGctcattttatttccagtttAAGATTACGGAGCCAATCAAACGTATTTGAtccaaaagaaaacatttcgatTTGTGACACGTATATTTCATTCCATTTCATCTAATTCCGTAATACATTGTCCACATTAACCAACATTCGAATATAGTATACGTTCAATCTTTGTTTAGATTATAATCATAAATGAAGATAGTAACGAACATTTCACAATATTCGGCGacacaaagaaaataataaatttttcatAGAAATAGATTTGCATTGGAAAGGAGTTTTCAATCATTTAAATTATCTATGAAATGAGCAAATGTAACTAAGCCTGTTACATCATTTAGTATTATAAAAAGTGGCTGAAACTTTACATTTCACAACAGCAAGAGCAACGAATCTTTCAAAAGCGGTGACATTCAGCGGTGTGTAAGAAAAGGGGACGATTTCCAGGTTTTAAAACTGAATGATAATAGATCGTGGGAACCCTAGCATTTAATATCTGATTAATTATTTTGCTTTCTGAGctttagttttttttcagtCTATGGGCGCATCAAATGCAGTGGTTTATTGAGATtgagtgatttttaaaataaatattcaccATGGTGTATAACAAGGTGATCTTGAAGAATTCTCATTGACGCGATTGCTTCATCGCGTGTGTGGGCGTGTCTAGTTTGTATTAGCCAATCAACAGCATCTGTTCCGACAAAGCACGCCTTGTATATTCGAAGGTGGTACCGCCTGCTTGCTATTTTGTTTTGCGCATGCATTTGAAACCTAGACATGAAGTAGAAATGCATCAATAGATAAATATGGGGTattgtataaaacaaaaatcacacccacacacacacgtatatgcatatatgtatatgtatatgtatatgtataagtaTATGTAcagctgtatatgtatatgtacagctgtatctgtatatgtatatgtatatgtatatgtatatgtatatgtatatgtatatgtatatgtatgtatgtatgtatgtatactatccgctatatgtaggcctataaatatataaacaactaTTCGACTGAAAGTTTTGACATTaaattaatgatgatgatgatgatgatgatgatgatgatttctggatataatataaatatcttaGATCCATGTAAAGATGATCAAAGGACACTGTCACACTTGGcttttgtaatttaaattgcTAAAATATTTCTGCAAATGAAATTGCTATATAAGTTACAGTATCGTtagattaaattatttttatttgaaatctATTGTCACGGCAGAAAGAATAGAAACTAAGTACAGTGTGCGTTCGAACTTGTAAATATTATAAGTCGGTCTACTAAATAACTGATACTGTGATACTGAAATATTGATTTCGCACAATGGAGTTAATCATATTCGCAAACAACGTCTGCCTGGTAGTGACAGTGTGTTGGTGGAGTACGCGTTTGATCGCATGTAGTAGCAGACGTAATCTTGTTTTTCCAGGTTTAATCTGTTTGTAAAGTGGGTTGAAAGTTCAAACACTATCATTTCAGTGATAACTTTGTAATCTTAAACTACTAGTAGGCGGAGAGAATTAATGTAattatagatataatatattctTAAGCAATCACTGAAAAGGATTTTCTAAAAGGCCTGTTCcgtgaaatttaaaaacaaatctattcttttttttcttctttttttcttttactatcTCCACTATGGAATCAAAGCAAGAGCATATATTATTATGCTGTTTtaactattactataataataataatatatacggCATATCCATTTATTATACTTCCACTCCCTTCCAAATATAAACACTTTCATGATTTTGTAGCCATTTGCATCCATTCcatacacaatttatatatacgGAATTGttaacacaaaatatttatatgcaGTTCAAAGCGGTAACAAATCTATAGGCATGCTTATGAGACAGGGgaaaaaagcaagaaaaaaataagaaaaaatgaGACGGGAAGCTTGAAGGTTGTCCCCCACAACTAATGGATTTTTAGCAAAGACTGAGTTTGTTTAAAAAGGGTAGATCCTACTAATATTTTGTAATCTTAACGAGTGACCAAAAATGTGAAGTATGGTAAGAAATGGAGATTGGCTTCTATAAATAATGTGCTATTCTATGACaaatgtaagtaaataaaaaaaatgacaaacatCAAGACAAATCCCCGTCCCGGTAAAGTGCCACATCACATACCAACGAAGATAGGTTTTTAAACGCACGCAAACGCGCgcgtacacacatatacactcaCAAACATACATAAGGGGTTATCACAGGGgtggattatgctttaggtaaggaggggggggggggtgtccgaaacaatatgtaaatgtttataatttgaaatgataaattttacgtggacatcaatttagatctacgtggtggggttggggttttttttagccggggggggggtgtgtgtgtgtgtgtgtgtgtgtccgtgtaaCTGGGAAACCCCCCATTATCCGCCCCTGTAATATCATATCTATTTTGACAAATGTGCATTCACGTTTTTGAGAGAATAAAATTTTGTAATCACTCCATTAAAGACGACCTTTGAATGTTTCTTACAAACATTCAGTAATTGTAAACAAAGGCGAATCAGCAAAACTACAGGCTATCTGCAGTGGTATGATGGTTTATAATCCACGATAAGGGCTAACGGTTCAATATTCTGACACATTAATACTGAATAGGTCACTATATATATGTCAAGGAGATCAACTCATCTGCATATATTTTGttagattaaaacaaatatataaataaacaaaaccccaaataagcattaaaatttatataacagacagacaaataattaaataaatgaaggaataaataaaactaaaatgaatgaataaatgaatgaaagaaagaaaaagaatgaatgaatgaatgaaaaaaaaaccccacacacttcaaaacatttgtttttagagTGAAAACAGCAGAACGTAAATGTATGAACATGTTGTGGGTCATTCATATGTAGAGCTCgcagttgaaaaaaaaataattaatgagtgatttaaattaccatattgatacaaTATAAATGCACATGctaagggggtgggggtagaaTATATTTCCTTTTACTAgtttcaggggagtgatggggagcgagaATGATCTGCATGTGCGaggaaaattaacaaaaaataagaaatattagGGAATACTAacacaggcacggcggaagcaagtagacattggggagGGGGCTAACTTAGATTGAGGGGGGAGGAgtggctgactgagatcgagggcgcaaagcaaagtttctaaggGTGTTCGGAGGATATGTTCccctgtaaaatattttcaactaGATGTCCTCAAATGCAATTCCCTCCATTCTACAAGTATAATTCATCTCTGCcgtaagatttactaccaataatatgtttgattcagaattattcgggggggggggggggggggggggataaaacaCCCCAGCCCctcctgctccgccgtgcctgtaagCAAGTGGTATTTATGACATTTTGAATACCACAGCAAttaatatgccagttgtggtggcTTTGCTTGAATTGGGAAACTCAACGGATCTCAACGGTATCGACCTTTTGATCGTTCTTGGCCCTCAGACGAATAAAtggttaatattttttaaattcgttCCTATaagatgtatatttttaaatattgtacttAATCGACTATAATTGTCATTCGGAACTTTTGTTTTGACCTGGAGACAGTGACCGCATGGCCCCACTATGTCGTGTAATAGTATATATGGatataatgaatatatgaaCTTATTTACTCACCTTAATTGTTCACCTATCAAAAATATTTCGTTTTTTGAAACTCCAGTTTGGCTCCTTTGTCTTTGGTACATTTTAGCTGACGTAGTTCTAACATGGAATGTCACATTTCAGACAGTTCACACACGTTTTGTTTACATGGAGAGATTTGAACAATGACCTGTTTAAGTGGGTGGAGCTACTAGGCTGGAATGCAACATCCAGTAACACTAGAAGATATAATTAAATGCGCAGTGATATCTGTTgctaaagttaaaatttaaagtttattttgtttaacgacaccactagagaacactgatcatcggcttttgggtgaaaaatatttggaaattttgacatatattgtcttagagaggaaatccgctgcatATTTCTATTaaatagtagcaagggttcttttatatgcaccattccacaaacaggatactACATATCTTGATATACCTTTTGTGGTgaactggccggaacgagaattagcccaatgggtccaccgacacggatcgatcctagaacgaccgtgtattaagcgagcactttatgTGTTTATCgaaaagtaaaaataatctcCAGATGATGTTtttgaaacaacattttattcaaTAAAAAACGATTTTTACTCCAGGTAGTGTAAGGTAAGAGAGGtaaacggacatttggacagttatcaacgctctcttAGAGGGTATGGGACATGATAACTCTCCAAATGTCAGTTTAGCTCTCCTACCGTCAGTGTACTCGGGATACAGGTAGTaatgcttgtgtgtgtgtgtgtgtgtgtgtgtgtgtgtgtgtgtgtgtgtgtgtgtgtgttatgctgtgtatgtgtgcgtgtgtttgtgtcgtgtgtttgtgtgtgtgtgtgagagagagagagagagagagagagagagagagagagagagagagagagagagagagagagagagagagagagagaggggggggggtgcagacTGAACCAGTTTAACTTTTACCATGCCTATCCACTAACGATGCAGACATGTCCACCCTGGACACAGCTGAATTAACAAACTGGTAAATGTAGGCTTATCCTACAGGCAACGTGGGAAATGGGTGGTTGGTGGTAACGTATAAATTTTAAATGGTCGAATTcgcaaaataaaaagtatttaagTAAAATAACCAAAATTGTTATGACCTGATTTGCCAAACATTGATTTCAACAAATTATCAAATAGGCCAAACTGGCCTGTCGTCAGTTTTGGAAAAATTTACATTACTGTCCATTTATTTACTTCAATATTACTAGGGTTAAAATATACTGTTAGTGTCCTATTGATTACAATCTGTTACAACACCAATTCGAATGAAAGTAGCTCTCCCCCATCACCACCAAAAgtcaatatattaatttgtggTGTGCAACTTTCTACTTTCGATTTTAAGCAAGAAAgaggaatatttattttcgtatgTTTTGAAATCGTGTACATAACAAGCTAAATGTAGCACACTTATTTCTTTTTTCCTAAATATTGAAGTACCGTAAGTTTAATGcacagttttatttatgtaagtaactatatttattgtacacGTACGGAAATAAACTATTCAACAAATCAGGAAGTTTACAAAAATAGCGCGGGAAAAAACATCTCCGAAATGGAAGAAAGTGGACAAGACGAAAATTGCAAAGAAAGGTGCACAAAGTGGTTCTTTTCTTTATCACAGATCGATACGGTTTTTAGTAATATAATAGAACATGGCTTTGTggaaagacttccgaacgtCCCAGCATATACTATaactaacctaaacctaaatgAACTGAATCAGTGAATGCCGGAATGTTCGGAAGTCTTGCAATCTTTGTAGTCAATAAGTTGAATAACTGAATACGGTAGgagtttcctttggcactgtcacgtataaagaacattataaatacttatcatagagagttaggtttagggttagtgacagtgccaaaggaaagtccttccctGAATAAGGGGACAGGTCCAAATGAATGCTAGTCAACTCGCCTCAAACGCTTTAGTGGACTCGCCCCCAAAACGTTAcacactacaccgacttctctcacacgcCTATTACCGATCACAGTGACAGTACAGGCGCCCCttcaccctccccacccct
The sequence above is drawn from the Gigantopelta aegis isolate Gae_Host chromosome 6, Gae_host_genome, whole genome shotgun sequence genome and encodes:
- the LOC121374442 gene encoding DEP domain-containing mTOR-interacting protein-like encodes the protein MHAQNKIASRRYHLRIYKACFVGTDAVDWLIQTRHAHTRDEAIASMRILQDHLVIHHVCDEHVFKDEYLFYRFRRDDDSYTCYKDLKSFYRGQCLSQRLHNKREVLRDIHANGQLYRSSFLGCDLVEWLVDNNEAFSREYAIKYCKKLMENDIIKHVTDDFRFRDDRLIYQFTIDFSQPYLLCDISRFRRTLSERSSSGTGSDTTDTGINQEISTSHSTISDDEFCTPCKPNIKDDVSNSEQKSDTHIQQPQSVLLRHMTAEELEDPDTPYVKHKVRVFCDSVGYGFVIRGEGPVYIQIVDPEGPAVAAGLKVRQYLHSVNGVNVLRKDHRTVAKMIIENPGFVNLVIMTHKRDTFS